ATGTTTCGGTCGAGACCGGGAAAAGGAATAATTtgtgtgtccacctctttctacagggacatcacatgcagcattcggcccagaggatcctgcgatctgcacagcagagtagggaatcaacagcaagtatgcgttcttgaataagtagtggggcttacggctgggagatgcttcggttaagaccgggaaaggaataattcgtgtgtccacctctttctacagggacatcacatgcagcattcggcccagaggatcctgcgatctgcacagcagagtaggtaatcaacagcaagtatgcgttcttgaataagtagtggggcttacggctgggagatgcttcggttaagaccgggaaaggaataattcgtgtgtccacctcttttcatagggacatcacatgcggcgttcggcccaaaggatcctgcgatctgcacagcagagtaagtaatcaacagtaagtatgtgttcttgaataagtagtggggcttacggctgggagaggcttcggttgtgaccgggaaaggaataattcttgtgtccacctcttttcatagggacatcacatgcggcattcggcccagaggatcctgcgatctgcacagcagagtaagtaatcaacagcaagtatgtgttcttgaaaaagtagtggggcttacggctgggagatgcttcggttaagaccgggaaaggaataattcttgtgtccacctcctttcatagggacatcacatgcggcgttcggcccagGGGATCCTGCGATCTACACAGcggggtaagtaatcaacagcatgtatgtgttcttgaataagcaatggggcttacggctgggagatgcttcagTTGAATGCCTGGGTGTGGATTACGGTGACGGTGGTGGGCTCTCGGGGTGGTGAGCGTCCGGCATTAACTCTATATATCTTCCCCACACTCTGTAACTTCACTTCAAACGAATTATTGTGCAAACACACCACTTCAGACACGGCACACCCACTCTTAGTGCAAATAGAGCCAGCACTCACCCAACGATAGCTCCGTCCACTTCACAACGGTATCACTCCCAGTCCAGATGTGTGCAATTGATCGAAGTCCCAGATCAGGTCTCTTAGCTTCCCTCCGATAGTGATGGCGCGGCCTGGTCTTCACTTGCTTTCCAGAACTCACACTCTTTCTGTCCTGAATAGCTCCACTCAATCGCTGATATATCTGTTGTACAGCCAGATAGCCGAAACCCCACAATAGTCTTCAAATACCTCCACACGCCAGCCCAAACGTCCCAGGAATTCACCTCTCCTAGGggaacacatccaaagagaagaACCACACACAGGGGCAAGCCAACCAGGAAGAATAGCCGGGAGAACGAACGACCAAATAGAATCCACCCCCCCATATGGTCTCTGCACTTCTCTTTTTATGTGGTTACTCCGCCTCCATAATCCTCTCACAGATCGCCACATCAAACTCCCCACACCAGATGTCAATCTGTCATTAGCGTTGTTATTGCGACATCGGGCGCAACCCGGAAGTGGACCGGTGTTACCGCGACACCGTCCCGAGGGGAACACAAAATTCCGGCGGGACTTAGTTGCGCTTCCCTTTCGTCACCCCGTGACATACCCCCCTGCCAAaccgttctagtccctagaacgcCTTTCAGTCACCCATTCTCCATAGCGTGCCGGGGGCCGACCTTGGTTCTCCCTCTGGGACCGTCGTGGTGGCGAGACAGGGTCGATGTCCGCAGGCATATCCATCGGGTCTCTGGGGGCCATTTCTGCGGGGACATTTCCCCGTTCTCCTGGGATCACGGCCCATCCTGCTATCCACGGGGCTACAGCTTCAGGCTCCTTTGGCGCCTCTTCTACGGGGCTGGGATAGTTCGGACAGGGGCGGATCATGTTCCGATGGACCACTCTAGCGGGCCCGGCTTTTCCTTCGGGCCGAATTGTATATACTGGCTGTCCAGGCCGCTGCTGGCCCTCGACCACGTATGGTGCATTCTCCCATCGGTCACTGAGCTTCCCCTTCCCTTGTCGCCGGTTGTCCCTTACCAGGACCCTTTCTCCTGGGAGAAGGGGGGCTTCCCGAGCCGTCCGGTCGTACAGCCTCTTGTTTTTCTTCCCAGCCGCTCGGATCCGTCCCGAGACTTGCTCGTATGCAAAATGGAGGCGTTGGTGGTGGCGCCTTACCCATTCAGTTAGGTTCCCCTCCTCCTCGGTTGCTGCCGTCCCCAGAAATAAGTCAGTGGGCATCCGCACATGCCTGCCAAACATCAAATAAGTGGGGGCGTAGCCCGTGGTACTGTGCGTACTATTATTGTAGGCCTGAACCAGATTTGGTAGCACACTCACCCAGTCGCTCTGATGTTCATGGTCTAGCGTGCCGAGCAAGTTCAATAGGGTCTGATTGAACCGCTCGCATCCGCCATTTCCCTGGGGGTGGTAAGTAGTGGTATGGGTCTTGGTGCAGCCGTACACTTTACACAGCTCTCTGATTACCCGAGACTCGAAGTTTGGCCCTTGGTCCGAGTGTAGGAACTCGGGGCAACCGAACGGCTGGAAGACAGCTCTCCACAGAGCAGTGGCGGTGGTGTTCGCCGTCTGGTCCAAAGTAGGAATGGCCCAGGAGTACTTGGTGAACAAGTCGGTAATGACAAGGATGTTCTGATAGCGGTCTGCCGGCCGACCCAAGGTCAAGAAGTCCATTGCGACTATGTGGAGAGGAGCCTTTGCCTGGATGGGGACCATCGGTGCTCGTGCCTCCTTCCTGGCTTTGAACAAGGTACAACGAGGACAGGCCTGAACGAAGGTACGGACCGTTGCCTCTAGGTTGGGCCAGTAGAAGTGTCGCCTCAAGAGAGAGACCGTTTTCTCGTGCCCTTGGTGGCCCAGCTGATCATGGTACGCTATCAAGAGCTCTTGTACCTGGCCTTCGGGGACAACGATCTGTCGGAGTTCCTCGTCCAGCCCCGGATCTCGGACAGACCTACAGAGTACTCCCTCCTTCACCTGCAGTCTGGCCCATTGTCCCAACAACTTCCTTCCTGTTCCCCCTTGGGCCCGTTGTTCGGCCAACGTCGGTTTTCGGCCCCGTTCCAGCCATCGCATCAAGCCACTGATCTCCCTGTCGGCCTGCTGTCGCTCTTTCCAGCGGCAGGGGTCCCATCCCCAACTCACAGGCATCCCCTCATGTTGAGTCCCCGGCGCCTCCACAATGACCACCATATACTCCTCTCCTTCGGGGTCTGGCGTGGGTTCCGGTGGGTCCCTCGGACCTTGAGCTTCCGGGAGTCGGGACAGGGCGTCAGCGTTGGTGTTCTCCCGTCCTGGCCGGTATCGGAGCTGGTAGTTGTAATTGGCCAACTGGGCCACCCAGCGCTGTTCCACTGCCCCCAACTTCGCCGTCTGTAGATGTACTAAGGGGTTGTTATCAGTTACTACCGTCACCTGGGCACCCCACAAGTAATCTTTAAACTTTTCGCTGAGTGCCCATTTCAGCGCCAGCAGTTCCAACTTGAAGGAGCTGTAATTGGCGTCGTTCCTCTCTGCTGGATGAAGGCTCCGGCTTGCGTAGGCTACGACCTGCTCTACACCGTCCTGTTGCTGGGCCAACACGGCCCCCAAACCCAGGTTGCTAGCGTCCGTGTATAAGACAAAGGGCTTGGAGAAGTCAGCATACGCCAGAATCGGCGCCCGCAGCAACTCGTCTTTCAGTCGCCGGAACGCAGCCTCACACTCGGGGCTCCATAGGATAGCCGGCGATCCGCGACCTCGGGGGCGTCCTGTCCCAGCCAGCAACTGATTTAGGGGCTTTGCGATCTTGGAGAAGTCCTTGATAAAGCGGCGGTAGTACCCCACGAAGCCCAGGAATGACCGGACCTGCTTCACCGTCTGCGGGGCAGCCCACTCTCGCACCGCCGACACCTTCTCCGGGTCGACCGAAACTCCCGCCGCGCCCACACAGTGTCCCAAGAATTTGACCTCCCGCCATAACAGATGGCATTTGTCCGGCTGGAGCTTCAGcccatatttctccatggcccCGAAGACCTGCTCAAGGTGTTGTAAGTGGGAGTCGAAATCTGGGGAATAGACAATCACATCGTCCAGGTATACCAAGGCGGACTCCATCAACTGACCTCCCAGGCACCGCTGCATCAGCCTCTGGAAGGTGGCAGGAGCGTTGCAGAGGCCGAAGGGCATCCGGTCCCACTCAAAGAGACCGAACGGGGTGGTAAAGGCGGTCTTCTCCCGGTCGGCCTCGGCCACTTGTacctgccagtagccacttgcCAAGTCCAGCGTGGAATACCATGCCGAGCGTGTTAAGCCAGCCAGGGAGTCCTCGATCCGGGGTAGGGGGAACGCGTCCTTTCTAGTGACCAGGTTCAGCTTGCGGTAGTCGACGCAAAACCTCCATGCGCCAGTCTTCTTCTGTACCAACACGATGGGAGCTGCCCACGGGCTGCTGCTCTCTCTAACAACCCCTCGATTGAGCATACCTTGCAGCAGTGTACGGACCTCCGTGTACAGGGTAGGTGGGACGGGTCGGTACCTTTCTCTACTGGGCTCTGCATCTCCGGTGGGGATCCGATGTTGCACGACGTTGGTGCAGCCGTAGTCCTCTTCGTGTGCCGAGAAGACATGTTGCCACTTGCTCAGCAGGTCTCGCAGCTTCCTGGCCTGTGTCGGTCCCAGCTCCTCCCCTTGCAGGGAACTTCCCTTCAAGTGGCCGGGCACCTCCTCCCCTAGACTCTGGGGCGACGAGCTCGCTTGGGTAAGGGCCACTTCCACCACCGCGGGGTGTACTTGGCGAAAGCTCACGTCCTGGTCCTCCCGCACCTGATGGGATTCCACCGGCGTTACCTTGACCAGCCGCTGATGTTTATGTAGGTGCACAACATGGGGCGTCCCGTTCCGAACTCTCACCGGGATCCGTCCTCTTCGTGCCACGGCCAAACTTCTGGCGACTTCTACCTGCTGGCCATCCCAGTGGGGCTCCACCAACACCCATTCCTCCACTCCCACGTCCCGCTGGAGGACTCGCACCCATACTAGGGCCTCGCTGTTCGCTGGCACGGACAGGGCATAACGGCACGCTACCCGACCTGTCCCTTCGCGGCCTTGCCGGGCCGTTTGTGCAACTACACTATcatgaacaaatcaggcttcagtaacAGAGTAAACAGAAGTTTTCATAAAGCATCAGTGCATCTCTAAATGTTtggatttaagatttttttttttttaaggactaTGTAACATTTACTACACATTGCTGAAGCGGAGATTGTTCGTCAGCTCAGTGGAACGGTACGTGATGCGGTCGTTTATgagcaaataaaaagaaaaatgcaacaGCGTGGTTTCTCTCGAAAGAAAGCGCAAGTCATCAGTAAGCTGAAGgctttgaaaaacaaaatttCACCATGTGCTGAATCACAATGGGAGGAGCGGCAGTGGAAGACTAGACTGGCCTTACTCCGATTTATGCTACAGCGTATGGGGAACAAGCCACTCGGCTAACCCAGTAGCGTTACTGGGCAGTATGGCGGCGTCTCCGTGTAGGAATGACGAACAAGAGACAACAGCAAAGGTAGCCGCTTCTTCTTGCACTGTTGTGTCCACAGTTGCATCCAGCTCGGAGACCGTCGAGGCAATTTCCAGGGAAAGTAATTCAGGTGAATTACATAACTATTCTATTATGTACCTTGCTGGACTGTTTGTTCTTTGTTCTTTGTCTGCCATATATCACATGCTTCCTTCAGGTTACTAAACAacattgttttgtctttttagaaTCACCTCAACCACCCCCTGCGAAAAAAGTATGCCAGCTCCAGCACCCACGCCCTACTATGTGCCCACTCGTCATGCCCGTTTTCAGCAGAGCACATCAGACAATACAGACAATCACTTATTCAACCCGTTGCCATCATTGCAGCTTGAGTAGGACTGCTTCAAAACTTGTTATTGTATAAAAATTATTGAATATTTCATAGTACTggattagtagtagtaatatatagcacaaattatataatatttatatttgtgcatAATTATCTAATGGCACTCTATTGCTTGCCaggtacagatttttttttaactgttcgaACACTTTGTagtgttttttgcatttttaatattgtgttacactttttttctaattgcattgtgttttttttgtaaatgtcaaCACTTTTTATGTCTTATGTACATCTTATTACACTTTATCCTTTATATACACTTATTTTCTTTATATCTTCATAcactttttttccaattaaacttaatttttttatttttttttacattgttttctttGTCATACTGTGTACTTGAAATGGTTACATTTGATGTAAACAGGCACAACACACTTTATATCCTatccaaaataaattattttttattgagaattgttgacgttttatttgtttttcatgtgtAATTTCACAGCTTTTGGTACAGATGGATGTGCATGCAaccagaggtgtagtggtaaaaaaagaggtgggtaaactataaattctgggtgaccacatcgtttggtggttcacgtgagatgattgacagcttaacaaactaatgatattgcactgatgtcatagctgacgcgaatcaataacatttttttttttattttgatgtagtctgttgcgtgtcgttcattttgaacgaatctttaatatgactcaagATTGCCGAATTGTTTcagagagtgattcgttcattttgtgcTGACTGCACATGcgcattacacaacatatgggttctgaatcgacagatgaggtccgagtcttttattcttcatgtcagtcccatagagacgggaagagaaaagattagttcattttgctgaaagagactcaaagatccgagtcagtaaaatgatccgaacttcccactactGGCAACAcgcaagcaattggtcaacaGTGACAGttgcagcgcaatatgaaagacttcatctttaacaacaaacaacctatgaaactaataatgaacaatatgaaactaaaacgacataagcttaattaaaaatgtaataggaactgtaggctatttagaggtggataaactcaatttagaggtggataaacgcacTTTGGAGGTTGGTAAACGCTATTTCTGAATTAAGGGAGGTGCGTAAACGGCGTTTACGTacgtttagcctccactacatccctgcATGTAACAGTGTAAACAAGTTAGAAGAGCGTTTTCATAGCCTCCCGAATTGCTTGAGCATTACAGCCTCCCACTCCCTGGAAAACATCTTGAGCATGCTCTTGCAAAACATCTGTGATGTTCCAGTCAGGCAGAAACGTTTCTTCGTGCATCTCACAAATATTGTTCAGaacacaagaaacagcaacatcaGACATCAGTGCGGTGTTGACATCGTTGCGCTTCAGTAAGCACCACCAACGCCCTTTGAGTCGTCCGAAGGCGTTCTCGACAACCATTCGTGCTGAGCTCAGTCAGTAGTTGTACAGCCGTTGTTGAGGGGTCAGCGCTTGGTGATTTGTGAAACCCTTCATATGCCATTTCTTGAGCGGGTATGCAGCATCACAAATTAAATGGACAGGAACCTCAACTCCATTCACAATCCTTGAGTTCTgtttaaaagtaaagaaaaaaaaatcagcaaattgATAATGATCATGCATTCTGGTTGCATACCGTTGTATATTgattatattgaaaaataaataaataaataataataataaaaaaaaaatatatatatatatatatatatatatatatatatatacatacacacacacacacacacatacatatatataatagcaGCAAATTAAATAGTGATTACCTCACGTGGAAACAGGTAGCCACTATTTTCTTCTGCCATTTGGAAAATGGGAGAGTTGGACAACACACGAGCGGCATGTGTGCGGCCAGGCCAGCCTACATACACATCTGTGAAGCTAGTTCAGGAGACATGGAGTTAATATCTGTTCACGTGAAAATATAAATTTGGTAAAGCTAAAAACAGCTTATGGACTAGATTCTTACCAGAAGTTGTGGTCGACAACAGCTTGAAGTACAATTGAATGCCATCCTTTACGATTGTAGTAAGCTGCAGCATCTTCCTGGGGAGCAATAATAGGGATGTGGCTACCGTCTATTGCACCAGCACATAATGGATACCCACGTTCAGCGAATCCATTTATAGTGTTTTGAAGAGCTTCTCCTCTGGGCAAGGAGATGAAACGTTTGAAAACGTTCATGGTCATTTCATGAACCAGAGTACAAACAGTCAACAGCCCCACACCAAAAAGACAACTGATTGTGCGGTATTCGCCAGGGGTAGCATACCACCACAAAACAATAGCCAATCTACGGTGTGGTTCAAGTGGCTTTCTCCAGTTTGTAGACTTTCGTCTCAGACTTCGCTCAACAAGTTGCAGAACAAACTCAAACGTGGTGCGTGACATGCGAAAGTGCTGACGCCACTGATCGGCGGTGAAGTTTTCTAGGACattagtccaaaatacagcaccTTGAGGTCTTCGTAGCATCCACATTCTTCTATCAGAAACACCCAG
The sequence above is drawn from the Carassius auratus strain Wakin chromosome 5, ASM336829v1, whole genome shotgun sequence genome and encodes:
- the LOC113069497 gene encoding protein ALP1-like, whose translation is MLKATTLCTRLMQLGVSDRRMWMLRRPQGAVFWTNVLENFTADQWRQHFRMSRTTFEFVLQLVERSLRRKSTNWRKPLEPHRRLAIVLWWYATPGEYRTISCLFGVGLLTVCTLVHEMTMNVFKRFISLPRGEALQNTINGFAERGYPLCAGAIDGSHIPIIAPQEDAAAYYNRKGWHSIVLQAVVDHNFCFTDVYVGWPGRTHAARVLSNSPIFQMAEENSGYLFPRENSRIVNGVEVPVHLICDAAYPLKKWHMKGFTNHQALTPQQRLYNY